A single Pseudodesulfovibrio aespoeensis Aspo-2 DNA region contains:
- a CDS encoding glycosyltransferase, with translation MARLSWWRALFYLNMLILFLVIFYKIYLNFFEQDYGAVHAEQVESVESILHGEETFSFAVVGNINNSVGIFERKIIPELNQSDVAFVVSAGNAVSGAGEDKYRALHRTMGHLEKPYLLTFGDNEHGTFGGFRYYDHYGPYVFAFSAGNSRFIFLDSSGKTSFKWQARWLEEELEVGPNQNVFLFVGHPLLPVDKKGTFDFEDDYLSDEEFRSLLMPMFRDSRIKAVFSSNLPLFSVQEYNGTPYVVTGGAGGFVLNNDRSFYHYVKVQVSRSQVDIEPVRLNIGQHTVFRTVESIWFFIHSLFYVGYLNYLLIVCFLIVSAYWLYSLLLKERDYYPDFNQPSEPNLDREIKIAMFTNSYLPFIGGVPISIHRLSTVLKKLGHNVLILAPQYEQSVEPPVERDVFRLPCLFRQAADKGIVVPNIFSLAAIRKVREFAPDVIHIHHPYWMGTVGLWMARRLMIPAVYTYHTRLEHFSYAVPLPKALFRNFLSHALVRRLGNRCNAIVVPTEASEHYLRMIGVKTPVFVVPTGIETDKFAKLSELEGARLRAELGIANDELVLLSVSRLSAEKNIDFMLEAVSRLTKHCSRKFKLVLIGEGPERERLYKMAETLGLQDTVLFPGAVPPETMPAYYSLGDIFVFASTSETQGMVILEAMASAMPVVSIRASGIDDFVVDGMTGFKTMQNISAWTEKVQLLLENDTLRHELSGHAASMASRFGIDEFGKKMIRVYAHVLFNRKETCNEMPGVQRNQSGNDGKTVH, from the coding sequence ATGGCTAGATTGTCATGGTGGCGGGCGCTCTTCTATCTGAACATGCTTATTCTGTTCCTGGTTATTTTCTATAAGATCTACCTCAATTTCTTTGAACAGGACTACGGTGCCGTCCATGCTGAACAGGTTGAGAGCGTCGAATCGATTCTGCATGGAGAAGAGACGTTCAGTTTCGCCGTTGTTGGAAACATCAATAACTCTGTGGGCATTTTTGAGCGAAAGATCATTCCCGAACTCAACCAGAGCGATGTAGCGTTTGTCGTTTCCGCCGGAAACGCGGTCAGCGGTGCGGGCGAAGATAAATACCGCGCACTGCACCGGACCATGGGTCATCTTGAAAAACCCTATCTCCTGACTTTTGGCGATAACGAGCACGGCACTTTTGGTGGGTTCCGATACTATGACCACTACGGGCCATATGTTTTCGCATTTTCAGCGGGGAACAGCAGATTTATCTTTCTCGACAGCTCCGGAAAAACCTCCTTTAAGTGGCAGGCCCGCTGGCTGGAGGAAGAGCTTGAAGTCGGTCCGAATCAGAATGTTTTCCTTTTCGTCGGGCATCCTCTTCTGCCGGTTGACAAAAAAGGCACATTCGATTTCGAAGATGATTATCTGTCAGATGAGGAATTCCGTAGTCTTCTCATGCCCATGTTTCGGGATTCCAGAATAAAAGCGGTCTTCTCGTCGAATTTGCCGCTCTTTTCAGTCCAGGAATACAACGGTACACCTTATGTTGTGACGGGTGGCGCAGGTGGATTTGTTCTCAACAATGATCGCAGTTTTTATCATTACGTGAAGGTCCAGGTCAGCCGGAGCCAGGTGGATATCGAACCTGTCAGGCTGAATATCGGACAGCACACGGTCTTTCGTACAGTTGAAAGCATCTGGTTTTTTATTCATTCGCTGTTCTATGTCGGTTATCTCAATTACCTGCTTATTGTTTGCTTTCTCATTGTCAGCGCTTACTGGCTATATTCACTCCTGTTGAAAGAACGGGATTACTATCCTGATTTCAATCAGCCATCCGAACCGAATCTTGATCGAGAGATCAAGATCGCCATGTTCACCAATAGCTATCTGCCCTTTATTGGCGGCGTTCCGATTTCGATCCATCGACTCTCTACAGTTCTCAAAAAACTGGGGCATAACGTCCTGATTCTGGCACCACAATACGAACAAAGCGTAGAGCCGCCGGTAGAACGTGATGTCTTCAGGCTTCCTTGTCTTTTTAGGCAAGCGGCCGACAAGGGGATCGTGGTGCCAAACATTTTCTCCTTGGCGGCAATCAGAAAAGTGCGCGAATTCGCGCCTGACGTGATTCATATCCATCATCCCTACTGGATGGGAACAGTAGGACTCTGGATGGCAAGGCGATTAATGATACCGGCGGTCTACACCTACCATACACGGCTGGAACATTTTTCTTACGCAGTCCCTTTGCCCAAAGCCCTGTTTCGTAATTTTCTTTCCCACGCGCTGGTGCGGCGGCTCGGCAACCGATGCAACGCCATCGTCGTTCCTACGGAAGCTTCTGAGCATTATCTTCGCATGATTGGCGTGAAGACTCCCGTGTTCGTCGTGCCTACAGGTATCGAAACCGACAAGTTTGCCAAACTGTCTGAACTGGAAGGAGCCCGATTGCGCGCTGAGCTTGGCATAGCAAACGATGAACTGGTGCTGTTGAGTGTTTCCAGATTGAGCGCCGAGAAAAACATAGACTTCATGCTCGAAGCGGTTTCCCGTCTGACAAAGCATTGTTCGCGGAAATTCAAGCTTGTTCTTATTGGTGAAGGCCCTGAGCGGGAACGTCTTTATAAGATGGCCGAGACTTTAGGTTTACAGGATACCGTGCTCTTTCCAGGCGCGGTTCCTCCCGAAACCATGCCAGCCTACTACAGCCTGGGCGATATCTTTGTTTTCGCGTCCACCTCGGAAACACAAGGGATGGTTATCCTTGAAGCGATGGCAAGCGCAATGCCCGTTGTGTCGATCAGGGCCAGCGGCATCGATGATTTTGTTGTTGACGGCATGACCGGATTTAAAACGATGCAGAATATCTCCGCCTGGACAGAAAAAGTACAGCTCCTGCTGGAAAATGACACGTTGCGACACGAGTTGTCCGGCCATGCGGCATCAATGGCAAGCAGGTTTGGAATAGACGAGTTTGGCAAAAAAATGATACGAGTTTATGCTCATGTTTTATTTAACAGAAAGGAGACGTGCAATGAAATGCCCGGTGTGCAAAGAAACCAATCTGGTAATGACGGAAAGACAGTCCATTGA
- a CDS encoding TFIIB-type zinc ribbon-containing protein has translation MTERQSIEIDYCPECRGVWLDRGELDKIIERSTQEAAPVRKEPYQDLGRDQQRYAQGDRHHDYKHKHHKRKNLLGELFDF, from the coding sequence ATGACGGAAAGACAGTCCATTGAAATCGATTATTGCCCTGAATGTCGCGGGGTATGGCTGGATCGTGGCGAGCTGGACAAGATCATCGAACGGTCGACGCAGGAGGCTGCACCGGTCCGGAAAGAACCCTATCAGGATCTTGGGCGCGACCAGCAGCGTTATGCCCAGGGGGACCGCCATCACGATTACAAACACAAGCACCACAAACGAAAGAATCTGCTCGGCGAACTGTTCGATTTCTGA
- a CDS encoding site-specific DNA-methyltransferase translates to MPTLHWLTRETDLKLSGLAPYRLLEAVDEHSHGDPATGNILIQGDNLDALKALLPYYAGAVKCIYIDPPYNTKSAFEHYDDNMEHTKWLSVLYPRLEILRELLTEDGAIWASIDDHEVHYLKVIMDEVFGRGNFLANFVWQKSYGGGAKARWFVGLHEHILCYAKSLDRLPDLWLPPDPEAAKKYYKYKGGCTR, encoded by the coding sequence ATGCCCACCCTGCACTGGCTCACCCGCGAAACAGACCTCAAGCTCTCCGGCCTCGCGCCCTATCGGCTGCTGGAAGCTGTTGACGAACACTCCCACGGCGACCCAGCCACGGGCAACATACTCATTCAGGGCGACAATCTGGACGCCCTCAAAGCCCTGCTCCCCTATTATGCGGGCGCAGTGAAATGCATCTACATCGACCCGCCCTACAACACAAAGAGCGCTTTTGAGCATTATGACGACAACATGGAGCACACCAAGTGGTTGTCCGTCTTATATCCGCGCCTTGAGATTTTGCGAGAACTACTGACTGAGGACGGGGCTATTTGGGCATCTATTGACGATCATGAGGTGCACTATCTTAAGGTCATTATGGATGAGGTATTCGGTCGTGGCAACTTCCTTGCCAACTTTGTTTGGCAAAAGAGCTATGGAGGAGGTGCCAAGGCCCGTTGGTTTGTCGGTCTACACGAACATATACTCTGCTACGCAAAGTCTCTTGATAGATTACCAGACCTGTGGCTACCTCCAGATCCTGAAGCAGCGAAAAAATATTACAAATATAAAGGGGGCTGTACCAGATAA
- a CDS encoding IS1595 family transposase, giving the protein MRKSRLSKDKQLRLIEHFVAGTTARCAADLVGVNVKTAAYYFHRLREIIAEEESCEGMDFGEFEVDESYFGGKRKGKRGRGAAGKVPVFGILKRGGKVYTQVIPDAKGKTLLPIIQERIQPDSVVYSDCWYGYNVLDVSAFKHFRINHSKLFADSHNHINGIENFWNQAKRHMRKFNGIPTKHFSLFLKECEWRFNNSNPRSQFKQLKQWVRRYMG; this is encoded by the coding sequence ATGCGAAAAAGTCGTTTGAGCAAGGACAAGCAGCTTCGTTTAATCGAACATTTTGTTGCCGGCACGACAGCTCGTTGTGCTGCTGATCTGGTTGGTGTGAACGTCAAAACAGCCGCCTATTACTTTCACCGGCTCCGGGAAATCATAGCGGAAGAAGAGTCCTGTGAAGGGATGGATTTTGGCGAATTTGAGGTCGATGAAAGCTACTTCGGTGGCAAGCGAAAGGGCAAAAGAGGACGTGGGGCGGCTGGTAAGGTTCCTGTTTTTGGAATCCTTAAAAGGGGTGGGAAGGTATATACACAGGTGATTCCTGATGCAAAAGGTAAAACCTTGCTTCCCATTATTCAGGAAAGAATCCAGCCAGACAGTGTGGTTTACTCGGACTGCTGGTATGGCTACAATGTCCTCGATGTGTCAGCATTCAAACACTTCCGAATCAACCACTCGAAGCTGTTTGCAGATAGCCACAACCACATCAATGGAATCGAGAATTTTTGGAACCAGGCCAAACGCCATATGAGGAAATTCAACGGCATTCCAACCAAGCATTTTTCTCTGTTTTTAAAGGAATGCGAGTGGCGTTTTAATAACAGCAATCCGCGAAGTCAGTTTAAACAGCTGAAACAGTGGGTTAGAAGGTATATGGGCTAG